The nucleotide window CCTGGAAGTGGAGCGCGAAGGTGAGCAGGAACGCCGCGTTGGCCGCCATGGTCAGCCCGATCCGGGCCACCGCCACCGGCATCCCCGGCGCCCGCAGCACCCGGCCGGAGATCAGCGGCGCCCCGCCCCGCCGGGCCAGCCGCGTCTCGGCCACCGCGAACGCCCCGAAGCAGACCGCGCTCACCGCCAGCGACCCCCACGTCCAGGCCGGCCAGCCGTACTCCCGCCCCAGCACCAGCGGCACCGTCAGCGTGGTCACCGCTGCCCCCAGGGTGAGCAGCCCGGGGACGTCCAGCGGACGCGGCGCCCGGTCGCGTCCGCGCCGGTCCCGGGGGATCAGCCGGGGGCCGGCGGCCAGCAGCGCCACCCCGATCGGCACGTTGACCAGGAAGACCGGGCGCCAGCCGGTGCCGAACAGGTCGGCGTCGACCAGCAGTCCGCCGGCCACCTGGCCGACCACCGCGCCGGAGGCGATCACCGCGGAGAACGCGCTGAGCGCCCGGGCCCGCCGCGCCCCCTGGTAGGTGCGCTGGATCAGGCTGAGCACCTGCGGCAGCATCAGCGCCGAGCCGGCCCCCTGCACCAGCCGGAAGGCGATCAACTGCCCGGTGCCGGCGGCCAGTCCGCACGCCAGCGAGGCGCCGGTGAAGACCGCGAGGCCGCCCAGGAACGCCGCGCGGTGGCCGAACCGGTCGCCGAGCCGGGCCCCGGTGATCAGCAGCACCGCGTAGGCGATGGTGTAGCCGGCCACCACCAGTTGCAGCCCGGCGCCGGAGGCGTGCAGGTCGGAGCGGATGGTGGGGGCGGCCACGTTGACGATGAACGCGTCGAGCAGCGCCATGAACTGCCCGGTCAGCACGATCGCCAGCAGCCACCCCGGACGGGGCGGGGTGGCCCGGCGCCCGGCCGCCGGACGCGTACCGGAGCCGGCGGAGGGGGCACGGGTGAGGGTGGTGGGGTTCATGGCCTCCACGGTCCGGGGCGCCCGGTACCCGTGGTGAGAGCCCGCCGATGCTGGTACCAGCAGCACCTGGCAGCCCGCCGTGCGGCACGGCACGATGGCGCACCATGGGGGCGACGCGAGGGACCACGGCCGAGGGACGGACGACCGACGCGCGGGCGGTGCGCCGTACCGAACTCGCCGCCTTCCTGCGCAGCCGCCGGGCCCGCGTCACCCCGCAGGACGTCGGCCTCGCCCCGGGGCTGCGCCGCCGCACCCCCGGACTGCGCCGCGAGGAGGTCGCCCAGCTCGCCGGGGTCGGGGTCACCTGGTACACGTGGCTGGAGCAGGGGCGGCCGATCAACGCCAGCGTCCAGGTGCTGGACGCGGTGGGCCGGGTGCTGCGGCTGGACGCGACCGAGCAGGAGCACCTGTACCGGCTGGCCGGGGTGCCGTTCGTGGCCGAGGCGGTCCGCGACGAGGAGGGCCTGTCCGAGCAGGTGCGGACCGTGCTGGACGCCCTCGACCCGCTGCCCGCCGTGGTCTACAACGCCCGCTACGACATCCGCGCGTGCAACACCGCGTACCTGGACGTGTGGCCCGGCACCCACCTGTCCGACCGGCCCGAACGCAACGTGCTGTGGCGGCTGTTCACCATGCCCGAGTGCTGCGCGGCGCTGCTCAACCCGCACGAGGAGCTGCCGCGCATGGTGGCTCAGCTGCGGGCGGCCTACGGGCGGCACGTGGGCGAGCCGGCCTGGGAGACGTTCGTCGCCCGGCTGACCCGGGCCAGCGCCTCGTTCGCGCAGATGTGGGCCAGTGGTGACGTGGCCCCGCCCGGGTCGCAGATCAAGCTGGTGCGCACCGCCTCGGTGGGCGAGCTGCGGATGGTGACGACCTCGTTGTCCATCGACGGCCTGCCCGAGCACCGGATCGTGGTCTACGCCCCGGCCGACGAGGAGAGCCGGCAGGGCCTGGCGCGGCTGCGGGCCCTGTCCGACCCGCTGATCACGCACTGCCCGCACCACCGCGTCACCCTGTCGGAGGCGCTGGCCCGCAAGGAACGCA belongs to Streptantibioticus cattleyicolor NRRL 8057 = DSM 46488 and includes:
- a CDS encoding MFS transporter; the protein is MNPTTLTRAPSAGSGTRPAAGRRATPPRPGWLLAIVLTGQFMALLDAFIVNVAAPTIRSDLHASGAGLQLVVAGYTIAYAVLLITGARLGDRFGHRAAFLGGLAVFTGASLACGLAAGTGQLIAFRLVQGAGSALMLPQVLSLIQRTYQGARRARALSAFSAVIASGAVVGQVAGGLLVDADLFGTGWRPVFLVNVPIGVALLAAGPRLIPRDRRGRDRAPRPLDVPGLLTLGAAVTTLTVPLVLGREYGWPAWTWGSLAVSAVCFGAFAVAETRLARRGGAPLISGRVLRAPGMPVAVARIGLTMAANAAFLLTFALHFQGGLGYRPAHAGLLFAPTAVAFGAFSLNWGRLPGRWHPWLAPAGALAAAVACLLSGFALRGGGGGGPLLHGALVLLGLGMGGAYSPTLTRALATVRTEDAADASGLLVTVTQLGQLIGVATFGSLYLELAPGTGTHGAAAGSAHALAVTTVALAVVLAAVAAAGTGRRRR
- a CDS encoding helix-turn-helix transcriptional regulator, whose product is MGATRGTTAEGRTTDARAVRRTELAAFLRSRRARVTPQDVGLAPGLRRRTPGLRREEVAQLAGVGVTWYTWLEQGRPINASVQVLDAVGRVLRLDATEQEHLYRLAGVPFVAEAVRDEEGLSEQVRTVLDALDPLPAVVYNARYDIRACNTAYLDVWPGTHLSDRPERNVLWRLFTMPECCAALLNPHEELPRMVAQLRAAYGRHVGEPAWETFVARLTRASASFAQMWASGDVAPPGSQIKLVRTASVGELRMVTTSLSIDGLPEHRIVVYAPADEESRQGLARLRALSDPLITHCPHHRVTLSEALARKERKEKIPSP